One region of Streptomyces davaonensis JCM 4913 genomic DNA includes:
- the obgE gene encoding GTPase ObgE: MTTFVDRVELHVAAGNGGHGCASVHREKFKPLGGPDGGNGGRGGDVILTVDQSVTTLLDYHHSPHRKATNGKPGEGGNRSGKEGQDLILPVPDGTVVLDGAGNVLADLVGHGTSYVAAQGGRGGLGNAALASARRKAPGFALLGEPGDLQDIVLELKTVADVALVGYPSAGKSSLISVLSAAKPKIADYPFTTLVPNLGVVTAGSTVYTIADVPGLIPGASQGKGLGLEFLRHVERCSVLVHVLDTATLESDRDPVSDLDIIEAELREYGGLDNRPRIVVMNKIDVPDGKDLAELVRPDLEARGYRVFEVSAVAHLGLKELSFALADLVGRARAAKPKEEATRIVIRPKAVDDAGFSVVREEDGLFRVRGEKPERWVRQTDFNNDEAVGYLADRLNRLGVEEQLMKAGARAGDGVAIGPEDNAVVFDWEPTVMAGAEMLGRRGEDHRFEEPRPAAQRRKDKQAERDEFQREFDDFDPFEG, from the coding sequence ATGACCACCTTCGTGGACCGCGTCGAACTGCATGTCGCCGCGGGTAACGGAGGTCACGGCTGTGCCTCCGTCCACCGTGAGAAGTTCAAGCCGCTCGGCGGGCCCGACGGCGGAAACGGCGGACGCGGCGGCGATGTCATCCTCACGGTCGACCAGTCTGTGACCACGCTGCTCGACTACCACCACTCCCCGCACCGCAAGGCCACCAACGGCAAGCCCGGTGAGGGCGGCAACCGCTCCGGCAAGGAAGGCCAGGACCTGATCCTCCCGGTGCCGGACGGCACCGTGGTGCTGGACGGCGCGGGCAATGTCCTCGCCGACCTGGTCGGGCACGGCACCTCGTACGTCGCCGCCCAGGGCGGCCGGGGCGGTCTCGGCAACGCGGCCCTCGCCTCCGCCCGCCGCAAGGCGCCCGGCTTCGCCCTGCTCGGTGAGCCCGGGGACCTCCAGGACATCGTGCTGGAGCTGAAGACGGTCGCCGATGTGGCGCTGGTGGGCTACCCGAGCGCGGGCAAGTCCTCGTTGATCTCGGTGCTGAGCGCCGCCAAGCCGAAGATCGCCGACTACCCGTTCACCACGCTGGTGCCCAACCTCGGTGTGGTGACCGCCGGTTCGACCGTGTACACCATCGCCGACGTTCCGGGTCTCATCCCGGGCGCCAGCCAGGGCAAGGGCCTCGGCCTGGAGTTCCTGCGCCATGTCGAGCGGTGCAGTGTGCTGGTGCATGTGCTGGACACGGCGACTCTGGAGTCCGACCGTGACCCGGTCTCCGACCTCGACATCATCGAGGCGGAGCTGCGGGAGTACGGCGGGCTCGACAACCGGCCGCGGATCGTCGTCATGAACAAGATCGACGTACCGGACGGCAAGGACCTCGCCGAGCTGGTGCGGCCGGATCTGGAGGCGCGGGGCTACCGGGTCTTCGAGGTGTCCGCGGTCGCCCATCTCGGGCTGAAGGAGCTCTCCTTCGCGCTCGCCGACCTGGTCGGCCGGGCGCGCGCCGCCAAGCCGAAGGAGGAGGCGACGCGGATCGTCATCCGGCCCAAGGCCGTGGACGACGCGGGCTTCTCCGTCGTACGCGAGGAGGACGGGCTGTTCCGGGTGCGTGGTGAGAAGCCGGAGCGCTGGGTGCGGCAGACCGACTTCAACAACGACGAGGCCGTCGGTTATCTCGCCGACCGGCTCAACCGCCTCGGTGTCGAGGAGCAGTTGATGAAGGCGGGCGCCCGCGCGGGCGACGGCGTCGCTATCGGGCCCGAGGACAACGCCGTCGTCTTCGACTGGGAGCCGACCGTCATGGCCGGTGCCGAGATGCTCGGCCGGCGCGGTGAGGACCACCGGTTCGAGGAGCCGCGCCCCGCGGCCCAGCGCCGTAAGGACAAGCAGGCCGAACGGGACGAGTTCCAGCGGGAGTTCGACGACTTCGACCCCTTCGAGGGTTAA
- a CDS encoding alkaline phosphatase D family protein → MTEATAAGSPDRRRFLTASAAVLGAAASAQLWLPATAHAAETPLPEGVFSLGVASGDPLPDGIVLWTRLAPDPLNGGGMPDAVVPVQWELAEDERFRKVVRRGTAQARPEYGHSVHVDVRGLRPGRRYWYRFRAGGRISPVGRTRTAPHPLSSGGDLRLALASCQNWQHGWFTPYADMLDQDPDVVLFVGDYIYESVPSATALRRHEGTGEPYTLAQYRNRYAQYRSDPDLAAMHAGAPFVVTFDDHEVDNDFAGEIPQDPAKQPHEAFVARLTAAYQAYYEHMPVRATAVPNGPHIRMHRRLEFGRLARLNVLDTRQYRSDQATSQAGAMDPALTMLGAEQKRWLLDGLHGSPARWNLIASQIMMAETDLLVGEGKQWFYDAWDGYQAERNQFLSEFKRVRNPVVLTGDRHLTMISDLKEDFANPESAVVGAEFVGTSISSNGDQDQEAFRREWDPRRADNPHWKLLDAHRGYHLFDIRRDGIDAQVRVVDTVRQQTSVPSTLARLRLEAGRPGVEVV, encoded by the coding sequence ATGACCGAAGCGACCGCAGCAGGATCACCGGACCGCCGCCGCTTCCTGACCGCCTCGGCCGCCGTGCTCGGCGCCGCCGCCTCCGCCCAGCTGTGGCTGCCCGCCACCGCTCATGCCGCCGAAACCCCGCTGCCCGAGGGCGTGTTCAGCCTCGGTGTGGCCTCCGGCGACCCGCTCCCCGACGGCATCGTGCTGTGGACCCGGCTCGCCCCGGACCCGCTGAACGGCGGCGGTATGCCCGACGCGGTCGTGCCGGTGCAGTGGGAGCTCGCGGAGGACGAGCGGTTCCGCAAGGTCGTGCGCCGCGGCACCGCCCAGGCCCGGCCCGAGTACGGGCACAGCGTTCACGTGGACGTACGGGGCCTGCGTCCCGGCCGCCGCTACTGGTACCGCTTCCGCGCCGGCGGCCGTATCTCCCCGGTGGGCCGCACCCGTACCGCGCCCCACCCGCTCAGCTCCGGCGGCGATCTGCGCCTCGCCCTCGCCTCCTGCCAGAACTGGCAGCACGGCTGGTTCACGCCGTACGCCGACATGCTGGACCAGGACCCCGATGTCGTGCTGTTCGTCGGTGACTACATCTACGAGTCGGTGCCCTCGGCGACGGCGCTGCGCAGGCACGAGGGGACGGGGGAGCCGTACACCCTGGCGCAGTACCGCAACCGGTACGCGCAGTACCGCAGCGACCCCGATCTCGCGGCGATGCACGCGGGCGCGCCCTTCGTGGTGACCTTCGACGACCACGAGGTCGACAACGACTTCGCCGGCGAGATCCCGCAGGACCCGGCCAAGCAGCCGCACGAGGCGTTCGTGGCCCGGCTCACCGCCGCCTACCAGGCGTACTACGAGCACATGCCGGTGCGGGCCACGGCCGTCCCGAACGGACCGCACATCCGGATGCACCGCCGCCTGGAGTTCGGCCGGCTGGCCCGGCTCAACGTGCTCGACACCCGGCAGTACCGCAGCGACCAGGCCACCAGCCAGGCCGGTGCCATGGACCCCGCGCTCACGATGCTCGGCGCCGAGCAGAAGCGGTGGCTGCTGGACGGGCTGCACGGCTCGCCGGCCCGCTGGAACCTGATCGCCTCGCAGATCATGATGGCCGAGACCGATCTGCTGGTCGGCGAGGGCAAGCAGTGGTTCTACGACGCCTGGGACGGCTACCAGGCCGAGCGGAACCAGTTCCTGAGCGAGTTCAAGCGGGTCCGCAACCCCGTGGTGCTCACCGGGGACCGGCATCTGACGATGATCAGCGATCTGAAGGAGGACTTCGCGAACCCGGAGTCCGCCGTCGTCGGCGCCGAGTTCGTCGGCACCTCCATCTCCAGCAACGGCGACCAGGACCAGGAGGCGTTCCGCCGGGAGTGGGACCCGCGCCGGGCGGACAACCCGCACTGGAAGCTGCTCGACGCGCACCGCGGCTACCACCTCTTCGACATCCGCCGCGACGGCATCGACGCGCAGGTCAGGGTGGTGGACACGGTCCGGCAGCAGACCTCGGTGCCGAGCACGCTGGCCCGGCTGCGGCTGGAGGCGGGGCGCCCCGGCGTGGAGGTCGTGTGA
- a CDS encoding FG-GAP repeat domain-containing protein, which produces MSVRRSLVVALALLGATVGATPLAHAQSQPLRQDFNGDGYEDQVTGVPAGQVAGKKRAGYVAVVYGSAVGPGTKKVYTQASPGVPGSVESHDMFGAHLAVGDLDGDGYADLLVETDNEQWTHEGIARDGNRIVLWGGPSGLSSGSVLPVLTTGLAQGGTSVTGDFDGDGHLDLAKKGEVRFGPFGRDGAAASVRQGAEFTTHHQTTDLAAGDTDGDGITDVVALARDYDRGEDNQYAYSVTVARGSHDGLLPPTVVTSFRTAEPWQESLAVGDVDGDGPAEIVTGAGNDIRVLDGGTERIITQNTPGVPGAQEKGDTFGAVVSVGDVDGDGYGDIVAGNPTEDFAGRTDAGIFAVVPGGPDGPTGAGTRAFSQSSPGVPGSAEAGDRFGGRTDVVDSDGDGRAEPVVSAIAENDWAGAVWLFGPKGTVSVGSGSFGMTAADARFGDRFPE; this is translated from the coding sequence GTGTCCGTACGCCGCAGTCTCGTGGTCGCTCTCGCCCTGCTGGGCGCGACCGTCGGAGCAACACCCCTCGCGCACGCCCAGTCCCAGCCCTTGAGGCAGGACTTCAACGGCGACGGCTACGAGGATCAGGTCACCGGTGTTCCCGCTGGTCAGGTGGCCGGGAAGAAGCGGGCCGGGTATGTCGCCGTCGTCTACGGCTCGGCGGTCGGGCCCGGCACCAAGAAGGTCTACACGCAGGCCTCCCCGGGTGTGCCCGGCAGCGTGGAGTCGCACGACATGTTCGGCGCCCATCTCGCCGTGGGAGACCTCGACGGCGACGGCTATGCCGATCTGCTGGTCGAGACCGACAACGAGCAGTGGACGCACGAGGGCATCGCCCGCGACGGCAACCGCATCGTGCTGTGGGGCGGCCCGAGCGGCCTCTCCTCCGGCAGTGTGCTGCCCGTGCTGACGACCGGACTGGCCCAGGGCGGCACCAGCGTCACCGGCGACTTCGACGGTGACGGGCATCTGGACCTGGCCAAGAAGGGCGAGGTGCGGTTCGGGCCGTTCGGGCGGGACGGGGCCGCCGCCTCGGTGCGGCAGGGTGCCGAGTTCACCACGCACCACCAGACGACGGACCTCGCCGCCGGGGACACGGACGGCGACGGGATCACCGACGTCGTCGCGCTGGCACGTGACTACGACCGGGGCGAGGACAACCAGTACGCCTACTCCGTGACCGTGGCCCGCGGCAGCCATGACGGGCTGCTCCCGCCGACGGTCGTGACGAGCTTCCGTACGGCCGAGCCCTGGCAGGAGTCCCTCGCGGTCGGCGATGTCGACGGCGACGGGCCCGCCGAGATCGTGACCGGCGCCGGCAACGACATCAGGGTCCTCGACGGCGGCACCGAGCGGATCATCACCCAGAACACCCCCGGTGTCCCCGGCGCCCAGGAGAAGGGCGACACCTTCGGCGCCGTGGTCTCGGTGGGCGATGTCGACGGGGACGGCTACGGGGACATCGTGGCGGGCAATCCGACCGAGGACTTCGCCGGACGGACCGATGCGGGCATCTTCGCCGTCGTACCGGGCGGGCCCGACGGGCCGACCGGGGCGGGCACCCGGGCGTTCAGCCAGTCGAGCCCCGGTGTGCCCGGCAGTGCCGAGGCGGGGGACCGTTTCGGTGGCAGGACCGATGTCGTCGACAGCGACGGCGACGGGCGGGCCGAGCCGGTCGTGTCGGCCATCGCCGAGAACGACTGGGCCGGTGCTGTCTGGCTGTTCGGGCCCAAGGGCACCGTGTCCGTCGGCTCGGGTTCCTTCGGGATGACCGCTGCCGACGCGCGGTTCGGGGACCGTTTCCCCGAATAA
- the rpmA gene encoding 50S ribosomal protein L27: protein MAHKKGASSTRNGRDSNAQRLGVKRFGGQVVSAGEILVRQRGTHFHPGAGVGRGGDDTLFALNAGAVEFGTHRGRKVVNIVPVA, encoded by the coding sequence ATGGCACACAAGAAGGGCGCATCGTCCACCCGTAACGGTCGTGACTCCAACGCTCAGCGCCTCGGCGTGAAGCGCTTCGGCGGTCAGGTCGTCAGCGCGGGTGAGATCCTGGTCCGCCAGCGCGGCACCCACTTCCACCCCGGCGCGGGCGTCGGCCGTGGCGGCGACGACACGCTGTTCGCGCTGAACGCCGGTGCGGTGGAGTTCGGCACCCACCGTGGCCGCAAGGTCGTGAACATCGTTCCGGTCGCCTGA
- the rplU gene encoding 50S ribosomal protein L21 — protein sequence MYAIVRSGGRQHKVAVGDIVEVDKISTAKVGDTVELSTLLVVDGDSVTSDPWVLAGIKVQAEVVDHHKGVKIDILRYKNKTGYRRRQGHRQQYTAIKVTEIPAAAK from the coding sequence GTGTACGCCATCGTGCGCAGCGGTGGTCGCCAGCACAAGGTTGCTGTCGGCGACATCGTTGAGGTTGACAAGATTTCCACTGCCAAGGTTGGCGACACGGTCGAGCTCTCGACCCTGCTCGTTGTCGACGGCGACTCCGTGACCAGCGACCCGTGGGTGCTGGCCGGCATCAAGGTCCAGGCCGAGGTCGTGGACCACCACAAGGGCGTCAAGATCGACATCCTTCGCTACAAGAACAAGACCGGCTACCGCCGTCGTCAGGGCCACCGCCAGCAGTACACGGCGATCAAGGTCACTGAGATCCCCGCGGCTGCGAAGTAA
- a CDS encoding Rne/Rng family ribonuclease produces MLEPTEPTEGSELNTPSDTLPPRRRRRAASRPAGPPTGAAADSTDSATEAAPAIPDAEVEETEVEETEVAETEEAAEVVEAAPVAVAVADEAPAGRSRRRVVRRASAPAGAPVSAEAAETIVPGTSSAEENAPATEVVEAASAAAAVEDAAPRRTRRRATRKVTAPAAAPETAETVVEAAPVAPVEEIAAQVEETAEDAAPKGRTRRRATRKVSAPAEAPVEEAQVEEAAPAETAAVAETPAVEDTPAEDTPAASEDVAPRRTRRRATRRVSAPAEAPETVEASVTAADESAAKAEAETAQPAEAPAEEAAPRRRRRVARAAATGFSAPARTAEEEAEEESAPRRPARPAVAVFQPPVFTEPMFQTPERAAAAAAAEASDVSGDAEETAEFPEEEQAGGRRRRRRRGAPVEEAEARTEARVEAPAVEDEAEDAEESVEDGAEGEEAEETGARRRRRRGGRRRRRGEAADADSEGGDTEGDETAAEQAAQDAEDTAEQEEEDADEADRDEESAGSSSSSRRRRRRRRRAGDSSGDAEPSADDPERTVVKVREPRAKAEPSDEVQSIKGSTRLEAKKQRRREGREQGRRRVPIITEAEFLARREAVERVMVVRQHGDRTQIGVLEDNVLVEHYVNKEQSTSYVGNVYLGKVQNVLPSMEAAFIDIGKGRNAVLYAGEVNFEALGMANGPRRIESALKSGQSVLVQVTKDPIGHKGARLTSQVSLPGRYLVYVPEGSMTGISRKLPDTERARLKTILKKIVPEDAGVIVRTAAEGASEDELRRDVERLQAQWEDIQKKAKSGNAPTLLYGEPDMTVRVVRDIFNEDFSKVVVSGDDAWSTIHGYVSHVAPDLAERLSKWTSEVDVFATYRIDEQLAKALDRKVWLPSGGSLVIDRTEAMVVVDVNTGKFTGQGGNLEETVTRNNLEAAEEIVRQLRLRDLGGIIVIDFIDMVLESNRDLVLRRLLECLGRDRTKHQVAEVTSLGLVQMTRKRVGQGLLESFSETCVHCNGRGVIVHMEQPTAAGGGGKRKKRGRGGDGHEHEAAVTAVETAEPVEPEPETVAEVAAEVAEPVALPAPEFAPDEELYSSVAEAEAAVARGGRTRRRASRRASAPAGAPKAEAPRAEAPVAQETTVEPEIEAQAEPAAVADTVVETPAAPAAPVEEAAPKGRTRRRATRKATAPAGSPAGAEAAVVTVSSEAAAEPVAEEAAAPEPVAEPVAEAPAESAAPARPRRRAVRKATAPTASEETAVVVVPATEAPAEEGEPAPAKKAAARKTAKKATAKKAATKKTAAKKTAAKKTTAKKAAKTATAAKKSTSKKTAAAAQQTLPSVSASTDEG; encoded by the coding sequence ATGCTCGAGCCGACCGAACCCACCGAGGGTTCCGAACTCAACACCCCCAGCGACACCCTGCCGCCGCGTCGTCGGCGCCGTGCCGCGTCCCGGCCGGCGGGTCCACCGACCGGCGCCGCCGCAGACTCCACCGACTCCGCGACCGAGGCCGCGCCGGCCATACCGGACGCCGAGGTCGAGGAGACCGAGGTCGAGGAGACGGAGGTCGCCGAGACCGAAGAGGCAGCCGAGGTCGTCGAGGCCGCGCCTGTCGCCGTCGCCGTCGCCGATGAGGCTCCCGCCGGTCGTTCGCGGCGCCGTGTGGTCCGTAGGGCGTCCGCGCCCGCCGGTGCGCCGGTGTCCGCCGAGGCCGCCGAGACCATCGTGCCGGGGACCAGCTCCGCGGAGGAGAACGCGCCCGCCACCGAGGTCGTCGAGGCCGCCTCCGCCGCCGCTGCCGTGGAGGACGCCGCCCCGCGTCGCACCCGCCGCCGCGCCACCCGCAAGGTCACCGCGCCCGCCGCCGCTCCCGAGACGGCGGAGACCGTCGTCGAGGCCGCGCCGGTCGCTCCGGTCGAGGAGATCGCCGCTCAGGTCGAGGAGACCGCCGAGGACGCCGCGCCGAAGGGACGTACGCGCCGCCGTGCGACCCGGAAGGTGTCCGCGCCCGCCGAGGCGCCGGTCGAGGAGGCTCAGGTCGAGGAGGCCGCCCCCGCCGAGACCGCCGCTGTCGCCGAGACCCCGGCCGTCGAGGACACGCCCGCCGAAGACACCCCGGCCGCGTCCGAGGACGTCGCCCCCCGTCGTACCCGTCGGCGTGCCACGCGTCGTGTGTCCGCGCCCGCCGAGGCGCCCGAGACCGTGGAGGCGTCCGTGACCGCCGCCGATGAGAGCGCCGCCAAGGCCGAGGCCGAGACCGCGCAGCCCGCCGAGGCTCCCGCCGAAGAGGCCGCCCCCCGCCGCCGGCGCCGGGTCGCCCGCGCGGCTGCCACCGGGTTCTCCGCGCCCGCACGGACCGCCGAGGAGGAGGCCGAGGAGGAGTCGGCCCCGCGTCGTCCGGCGCGGCCCGCCGTCGCCGTGTTCCAGCCGCCCGTCTTCACCGAGCCCATGTTCCAGACCCCGGAGCGCGCCGCCGCCGCGGCCGCCGCCGAGGCGTCGGACGTGTCCGGTGACGCCGAGGAGACCGCGGAGTTCCCGGAGGAGGAGCAGGCCGGCGGCCGTCGTCGACGCCGTCGCCGCGGTGCCCCCGTGGAGGAGGCCGAGGCCCGTACCGAGGCCCGCGTCGAGGCGCCCGCCGTCGAGGACGAGGCGGAGGACGCCGAGGAGTCCGTCGAGGACGGTGCCGAGGGCGAGGAGGCCGAGGAGACCGGGGCGCGCCGTCGTCGTCGCCGGGGCGGCCGTCGCCGTCGTCGCGGTGAGGCCGCGGACGCCGACTCCGAGGGCGGTGACACCGAGGGCGACGAGACCGCCGCCGAGCAGGCCGCGCAGGACGCCGAGGACACCGCCGAGCAGGAGGAAGAGGACGCCGACGAGGCGGACCGGGACGAGGAGTCCGCGGGTTCCAGCTCCAGCAGCCGGCGCCGTCGCCGCCGTCGCCGCCGGGCCGGGGACAGCTCCGGCGATGCCGAGCCGTCCGCCGACGACCCCGAGCGCACGGTCGTCAAGGTGCGCGAGCCGCGCGCCAAGGCCGAGCCGTCCGACGAGGTGCAGTCCATCAAGGGCTCGACCCGGCTCGAAGCGAAGAAGCAGCGCCGTCGGGAAGGCCGTGAGCAGGGGCGCCGCCGCGTCCCGATCATCACCGAGGCCGAATTCCTGGCCCGCCGTGAGGCCGTCGAGCGCGTGATGGTCGTCCGCCAGCACGGCGACCGTACGCAGATCGGCGTCCTCGAGGACAACGTGCTCGTGGAGCACTACGTCAACAAGGAGCAGTCGACCTCGTACGTCGGCAATGTCTACCTCGGCAAGGTGCAGAACGTCCTGCCCTCGATGGAGGCCGCCTTCATCGACATCGGCAAGGGCCGCAACGCCGTGCTCTACGCCGGTGAGGTCAACTTCGAGGCGCTCGGCATGGCCAACGGGCCGCGACGCATCGAGTCCGCCCTCAAGTCGGGCCAGTCGGTCCTGGTGCAGGTCACCAAGGACCCGATCGGGCACAAGGGCGCGCGTCTGACCAGCCAGGTCTCCCTGCCGGGCCGCTACCTGGTCTACGTCCCCGAGGGGTCGATGACCGGTATCAGCCGCAAGCTGCCCGACACCGAGCGGGCGCGGCTGAAGACCATCCTCAAGAAGATCGTCCCCGAGGACGCGGGCGTGATCGTCCGTACGGCCGCGGAGGGTGCTTCCGAGGACGAGCTGCGCCGCGATGTCGAGCGGCTCCAGGCACAGTGGGAGGACATCCAGAAGAAGGCCAAGAGCGGCAACGCGCCCACGCTGCTCTACGGCGAGCCGGACATGACGGTCCGGGTCGTCCGGGACATCTTCAACGAGGACTTCTCCAAGGTCGTCGTCAGCGGTGACGACGCCTGGTCGACGATCCACGGGTACGTCTCGCACGTCGCCCCGGATCTCGCCGAGCGGCTGTCGAAGTGGACCTCCGAGGTCGACGTCTTCGCCACCTACCGGATCGACGAGCAGCTCGCCAAGGCGCTGGACCGCAAGGTCTGGCTGCCCAGCGGCGGTTCGCTGGTGATCGACCGGACCGAGGCGATGGTCGTCGTCGACGTCAACACCGGCAAGTTCACCGGCCAGGGCGGCAACCTGGAGGAGACGGTCACCAGGAACAACCTGGAGGCGGCCGAGGAGATCGTGCGTCAGCTGCGGCTGCGCGACCTCGGCGGCATCATCGTGATCGACTTCATCGACATGGTGCTGGAGTCCAACCGGGATCTGGTGCTGCGGCGTCTGCTGGAGTGCCTGGGCCGGGACCGTACGAAGCACCAGGTCGCCGAGGTGACCTCGCTGGGGCTCGTGCAGATGACCCGGAAGCGGGTCGGCCAGGGGCTGCTGGAGTCGTTCTCCGAGACCTGCGTCCACTGCAACGGCCGCGGTGTCATCGTGCACATGGAGCAGCCGACGGCCGCCGGTGGCGGCGGCAAGCGCAAGAAGCGCGGGCGTGGCGGTGACGGGCACGAGCACGAGGCCGCGGTGACCGCGGTGGAGACCGCCGAGCCGGTCGAGCCGGAGCCCGAGACCGTCGCCGAGGTGGCGGCCGAGGTCGCCGAGCCGGTCGCGCTGCCCGCACCGGAGTTCGCGCCGGACGAGGAGCTGTACAGCAGCGTCGCCGAGGCGGAGGCCGCGGTCGCCCGCGGCGGCCGCACCCGGCGCCGGGCAAGCCGTCGGGCGTCGGCGCCGGCCGGTGCACCGAAGGCGGAGGCCCCCAGGGCCGAGGCGCCGGTCGCTCAGGAAACCACCGTCGAGCCGGAGATCGAGGCGCAGGCCGAACCCGCCGCGGTGGCGGACACGGTCGTCGAGACCCCGGCAGCCCCGGCCGCCCCCGTCGAGGAGGCCGCGCCGAAGGGCCGCACGCGTCGGCGCGCGACCCGGAAGGCGACGGCACCCGCCGGCTCGCCCGCCGGGGCGGAGGCCGCCGTGGTGACCGTCAGCAGCGAGGCCGCGGCCGAGCCGGTGGCCGAGGAGGCCGCCGCGCCCGAGCCGGTCGCCGAGCCCGTCGCCGAAGCGCCCGCCGAGAGCGCCGCCCCGGCCCGTCCGCGGCGCCGTGCCGTGCGCAAGGCCACCGCGCCGACCGCGTCCGAGGAGACGGCCGTCGTGGTCGTCCCCGCCACGGAGGCTCCGGCCGAGGAAGGGGAGCCCGCCCCGGCCAAGAAGGCGGCGGCCCGCAAGACGGCGAAGAAGGCGACGGCCAAGAAGGCCGCCACCAAGAAGACCGCGGCCAAGAAGACGGCCGCCAAGAAGACGACGGCCAAGAAGGCGGCCAAGACCGCCACGGCCGCCAAGAAGTCGACGTCGAAGAAGACCGCGGCGGCGGCGCAGCAGACGCTGCCCTCCGTCTCGGCCTCCACCGACGAGGGCTGA
- a CDS encoding TIGR03936 family radical SAM-associated protein, whose product MQRIRLRYTKRGRLRFTSHRDFQRAFERALRRAEVPMAYSAGFTPHPKVSYANAAPTGTGSEAEYLEIALTAARDPEQLRVLLDESLPAGLDVVDAVEARTSGLADRLTASEWELRLDGVEPAEAEQAVAAFNAAETVEVQRMTKNGVRTFDARQAVVDLEAHGTTSSTADRPTDQPCAILRLVVRHVTPAVRPDDVLSGLRAVADLAPPVPAAVTRLAQGLFDEETGTVTDPLAPDREAATAPTAGTAAAAKAPA is encoded by the coding sequence GTGCAGCGCATCCGACTGCGCTACACCAAGCGCGGCCGCCTCCGGTTCACCAGCCACCGTGACTTCCAGCGCGCCTTCGAGCGTGCGCTGCGCCGTGCCGAGGTGCCGATGGCGTACTCGGCGGGGTTCACGCCGCATCCGAAGGTGTCGTACGCCAATGCCGCACCCACCGGCACGGGCAGTGAGGCGGAGTATCTGGAGATCGCGCTCACCGCGGCGCGGGATCCGGAGCAGCTGAGGGTGCTGCTCGACGAGTCGCTGCCCGCCGGGCTCGATGTCGTCGACGCGGTCGAGGCCCGCACTTCCGGGCTCGCCGACCGGCTGACGGCTTCCGAGTGGGAGCTGCGTCTCGACGGTGTGGAGCCGGCCGAGGCCGAGCAGGCCGTGGCCGCGTTCAACGCCGCCGAGACCGTCGAGGTCCAGCGCATGACCAAGAACGGCGTTCGGACCTTCGACGCCCGCCAGGCGGTCGTGGATCTTGAAGCGCACGGAACGACCAGTTCGACGGCTGATAGGCCGACCGACCAGCCCTGTGCGATACTGCGGCTGGTTGTTCGGCACGTGACGCCTGCCGTACGACCCGACGACGTCCTGTCCGGTCTCCGCGCCGTGGCCGACCTGGCGCCGCCGGTCCCCGCAGCGGTGACCAGGCTGGCGCAGGGGCTGTTCGATGAAGAGACCGGCACGGTGACCGACCCGCTCGCGCCCGACCGCGAGGCAGCGACGGCCCCCACGGCCGGAACCGCTGCCGCCGCGAAGGCGCCGGCGTAA